aacaaaatatatcttGATAATTGAATGCATATCGAAGTATCCTTATAATTTCTTCTATCAGTACTGTTTCATTTTtgcaatgataaataaaatattattttaaaaactaGGTATACTTAGGAATATTTGCATATCAGTCGTTTTAAGCATTAACATCTGTTAGCGGAAATACCACATACAGTGCTAAAAAAGAGAACTTGAAAGATACATGCAGTATCCATCAAGCtgaataaaaaatgcaattaatATGGATAGAAAAATTGACTTTGATGAATTTTTGGTTCTGGTAATGACAGTAACTTTTTCCTGGACATCCTATGTAACAAATAAAGGATTACCAAGATTTATCTTATCTAATGTTCTTATTCTAATGTTTAcgaatttatacattttcttttgattatcACACATGCATTATTGCAAACACGAAACTTCTTAGTCTTTCTCGTACTGTTTAATAAGGATTTTGTAATTCTTgttatagtataaatatatgggATTTGCGAGAATAGTTAGATCTCCGGGTGATCTGAAACGGGATTTAAATCGGGATAACTATGTTAAATCTCTGAGTTATTCATGCTCTTAGCCcgatttttttatgaatatctaCTTATTAGAATTAGAGATGATCGCCTCCGcgaatatcatatatcattaataagaattggataaatcgaatttttaagatatattcATAGCAAGGatctataatttttcgttataaaatgacgatttttaaaacttttcttttcaattaaaaagatttcgtAAAAActtctattttaatattatattgaattatttttttgtaacacgctatatatataaatatgtagataCTTTTCTAGTGAAGTGCCTCACATATTCGTAGTGAAGAGATGACGTACAAGAAGTGAGGAATTTTTGtgaattttttgattttataagaaatacttcttttaaatttatagaataaaacTGAATATATCATCGAATATCCGGACTTTCATTCTGATTTTCCGACGAACATTTTTCATTCGGCGTGTCCccattcttttttactttcacacGGTTACCAAGAGGAGACCAAAGACCTCCAAGCAGCCACAAAAATACGCAAAACATACTCATCGCGGAAGTGAAATGCAAGGAACCAATGTAACTACCAGTTAAATCATGCACCATGCCTAGAAAcattacgaataaataaaaaaatatttattatatttaaaacttttcggataataattaatattattattaaatctttacCTATGATCGGTCCCAGACTAATAGACAAAATGCCATTGCAAACCATTTGAATACCAGATGCTGCTGGTAATCTTTCTAATGGAACGTAATCTGGTATGATTAGAGCTTGAAAGACAGCCTTTGTACCCTTTGCTACTCCTACGATAACAGCAACTAGGATTACGACGAGGTAATCATCACCCCAAATACAAAGaactgtaaaaatattaatattgaattatttcgaaaagaaaaaggaaacgaactTTTCTTAGTATTCTTTATAATGTTACTAATCTTCCAATATGACtaattaaaagagataagaTCGTTGAAGactaaacgaaattaaaaagcaAGAATGAGGAtgaatttttccaaaataaaaatcgGATTGTTACGCtcaatttttgaaataactGAAATCAACCCACCCCAAGAAATACTGCATTTTTCAGCTCgatttcttctctatctcattTCCAAATATTTTACGTTGTTGTACATACTCATCCTTCCGAATGTAGATCCTATCAAAGATATCACGTAAAGATATCTTGGAGTCCATTGCGCTTTTTGTGCGAGTAGAGGAATACAAAGACGTCCAGCGATATCAAAGGCAGCTTGGATAGACATTATAGTCgcaatctcttttatttctaatccTGATACTTTTTCGAGAACGAAAGGCATCAACGCATTGAAGTTCGTCTCAGCTACCAAGGATATGCCCATACCTATTTTCAAGGAGAAAAagcttttactttttattatttcaaatgaaataattatctcatatcttttctttttctttttacctatCACCACTAAAATATAACGTAAATCTTGCAAAAGCATGAGATCCAGATTAGCCGAGATCTTTTGAAAAAAgctacgtttcttttttgtcttggcttctttaaaaaacttctccaa
Above is a window of Vespula vulgaris chromosome 4, iyVesVulg1.1, whole genome shotgun sequence DNA encoding:
- the LOC127063410 gene encoding monocarboxylate transporter 9-like isoform X1, whose protein sequence is MTRCEADRGWAWMVVLGVTIINLSVLPIQQCYGLIFGKRFTSLGISATQTSLILHLNGTICCSLGLISGPMMKKFSFRKVAFFGSFTVVIGICTTAFALSLPTIIVGYCVIIGIGQGINYPATSLALNTYFRKKRNIAMGLCVTLTGLGPILMPLLIVKLLDAYATTGTLLIFAGIAANSFVGVCLLRPFVNKDNITTEDYDVKNTTVSNENESDVEKYVVECQLLNNQEQIKKQENLEKFFKEAKTKKKRSFFQKISANLDLMLLQDLRYILVVIGMGISLVAETNFNALMPFVLEKVSGLEIKEIATIMSIQAAFDIAGRLCIPLLAQKAQWTPRYLYVISLIGSTFGRMILCIWGDDYLVVILVAVIVGVAKGTKAVFQALIIPDYVPLERLPAASGIQMVCNGILSISLGPIIGMVHDLTGSYIGSLHFTSAMSMFCVFLWLLGGLWSPLGNRVKVKKNGDTPNEKCSSENQNESPDIR
- the LOC127063410 gene encoding monocarboxylate transporter 9-like isoform X2, with protein sequence MLRSYFWKAFHESRYQRDANILDTSFKRFTVVIGICTTAFALSLPTIIVGYCVIIGIGQGINYPATSLALNTYFRKKRNIAMGLCVTLTGLGPILMPLLIVKLLDAYATTGTLLIFAGIAANSFVGVCLLRPFVNKDNITTEDYDVKNTTVSNENESDVEKYVVECQLLNNQEQIKKQENLEKFFKEAKTKKKRSFFQKISANLDLMLLQDLRYILVVIGMGISLVAETNFNALMPFVLEKVSGLEIKEIATIMSIQAAFDIAGRLCIPLLAQKAQWTPRYLYVISLIGSTFGRMILCIWGDDYLVVILVAVIVGVAKGTKAVFQALIIPDYVPLERLPAASGIQMVCNGILSISLGPIIGMVHDLTGSYIGSLHFTSAMSMFCVFLWLLGGLWSPLGNRVKVKKNGDTPNEKCSSENQNESPDIR